One Paroedura picta isolate Pp20150507F chromosome 16, Ppicta_v3.0, whole genome shotgun sequence genomic region harbors:
- the LOC143825920 gene encoding ubiquitin carboxyl-terminal hydrolase CYLD-like isoform X2, whose translation MKPRRLLIAVKSFSGEAKSGGEVKVSKGSLLRQEDSYRASSEGRFWAKVLDTEKVVRVPSAAVQELSGTHAGLLEAVTDGEERLGLLNQERLMRRLSALQKGDPVRVQIMSASGQKVPGIVRYRGPTEKKKRDTSVVFGIELVGSAAGKGFTDGSFKGQKFFSCRENCGVFVPVNRIEPDDSATGSPPAPPRGPGRDCTRIQLTSGDPLSSPGLEVGDRVFFKMEDNTPTGTVGFCDYLPRKMAAGVFVGIHLDKPVGSWDGYFKEHKLCRIPAPEYGILLPISKVQKEQLDRSSEALDCNSSPTTSTFFDCPSPSSIRYPPRMEGCSPKDSLSLFPSLGSEKPRGRSDEGTKEDQEAGEEEEEGHYAPFLLEINSMVEVNDPPIYGVIRWIGDLPDMDEKIAGLELEEPLSLSCTDGQYKGIRYFRCPPNKALFVKLRNCRPDSRFGMEQNLENPVLRCNSLNFHGYASAKVEEDTPPPPLGDRGIEHLLGWKKGIQGHCNSCYLDATLFCMFTFSSVLDLMLLRPADKNDGESYTETRDLLRTEIVNPLRQNGYVCATKVMALRKVLETAGHSSGFTSEEKDPEEFLTLLFRVLKMDPLFQIRSAGKDPHGCIFYQIFTEGHLAQAVPTVQQLLEGSLATADLKFTEAPSCLILQMPRNGKNFKAFRTIQPSLELDLTDLLEDTPRECCICQGLAVMECLDCYGDHSFSFGHIKQFCRMCSQQVHKHSNRRCHQPRPLHLPEELSRLDHLPDAIPRQTMQLFAVLCIETSHYVAFTRYGAGIHQWLFFDSMADREVLRFSLLPPHLFYILLISSIPFSLHFAMSDSFKFHSPLSCFP comes from the exons ATGAAGCCCCGTCGCCTCCTCATAGCGGTGAAAAGCTTTTCGGGAGAAGCCAAATCGGGTGGGGAGGTGAAGGTCTCCAAAGGCAGCCTCCTGCGTCAAGAAGATTCCTACAGGGCCTCCTCGGAGGGCCGATTCTGGGCCAAGGTTTTGGACACCGAAAAAGTGGTCCGAGTCCCGTCTGCAGCTGTCCAGGAACTGAGCGGCACCCATGCCGGGCTCTTGGAGGCCGTGACCGACGGAGAGGAGCGCCTGGGTCTTCTCAACCAGGAACGGCTGATGCGGAGGCTGAGCGCCCTCCAGAAAGGAGACCCTGTCCGGGTCCAGATCATGTCTGCCTCCGGGCAAAAAGTCCCAGGCATTGTCCGATACCGGGGGCCCACCGAGAAGAAGAAACGGGACACAAGCGTCGTCTTTGGGATAGAGCTGGTG GGTTCTGCTGCCGGGAAAGGTTTCACCGATGGCTCCTTCAAAGGGCAGAAGTTCTTCTCTTGCCGGGAGAACTGTGGGGTCTTCGTGCCTGTCAACCGTATTGAGCCGGATGACTCGGCAACGGGAAGCCCACCAGCGCCACCAAGAGGCCCCGGCAGAGATTGCACGAGGATCCAGCTGACCTCTGGGGATCCCTTGTCATCTCCCGGGCTGGAAGTTGGGGACCGTGTTTTCTTCAAGATGGAGGACAACACCCCGACGGGTACCGTGGGGTTCTGCGACTACCTGCCCAGGAAAATGGCGGCTGGGGTGTTTGTGGGGATACACCTG GACAAGCCGGTCGGCTCCTGGGATGGTTATTTCAAAGAACACAAGCTCTGCCGTATCCCGGCGCCGGAGTATGGGATCCTCTTACCGATTTCTAAAGTACAAAAAG AACAGCTTGACAGAAGCTCCGAGGCTTTGGACTGTAATTCCTCCCCAACCACGTCGACCTTTTTCGattgcccctccccctcatccATCCGGTATCCGCCAAGGATGGAGGGGTGTTCCCCCAAGGACTCCCtgtccctcttcccttccctgggCTCGGAGAAGCCAAGAGGCAGGAGCGATGAGGGAACCAAGGAGGACCAGGaggcaggggaagaagaagaggagggacacTATGCTCCCTTTCTCCTGGAGATCAACTCCATGGTGGAAGTGAATGACCCACCGATCTATGGGGTGATCCGCTGGATTGGAGATCTACCCGACATGGATGAAAAGATTGCTGGCCTGGAGCTG GAGGAGCCCCTATCTTTGAGCTGCACAGATGGACAGTACAAAGGGATCCGGTACTTCCGTTGCCCACCCAACAAGGCTCTCTTCGTCAAGTTACGTAACTGTCGGCCCGACTCCCGTTTCGGCATGGAGCAGAACCTGGAAAACCCCGTTCTGCGgtgcaattccctga ATTTCCACGGATACGCCAGTGCAAAAGTGGAAGAGGACACTCCACCGCCTCCCCTGGGGGATCGTGGCATAGAGCATCTCTTGGGGTGGAAGAAAGGCATTCAGGGACACTGCAATTCCTGTTACCTGGATGCCACACTTTTCTG CATGTTCACTTTCTCCTCGGTACTGGATTTGATGCTGCTCCGTCCAGCAGACAAGAACGATGGAGAATCTTATACCGAGACACGGGACCTGCTGAGGACAGAGATCGTCAACCCTTTGCGCCA GAACGGCTATGTCTGCGCTACCAAAGTCATGGCTCTGCGGAAAGTTCTGGAAACAGCCgggcattcttcaggcttcacgagCGAAGAGAAAG ACCCAGAAGAATTTCTCACCCTGTTGTTCCGAGTCCTGAAAATGGATCCACTCTTCCAGATTCG TTCGGCTGGTAAGGATCCCCACGGCTGCATTTTCTACCAGATTTTCACCGAGGGCCACCTGGCCCAGGCAGTGCCTACCGTTCAGCAGCTGCTGGAAGGGTCACTCGCCACTGCAGACCTGAAGTTCACAGAG gccCCATCCTGTCTTATCCTGCAGATGCCCCGGAATGGAAAAAACTTCAAGGCCTTCCGtaccatccagcccagcctggaACTTGACCTCACTGACCTTCTGGAAGACA CCCCTCGGGAGTGCTGTATCTGTCAAGGGCTTGCCGTGATGGAGTGTCTGGATTGCTACGGGGATCACAGCTTTAGCTTTGGACAcatcaaacagttctgcaggatgTGCAGCCAGCAG GTTCACAAACACAGCAATCGGCGCTGCCACCAGCCCCGGCCACTGCATCTGCCCGAAGAGCTGTCCCGCTTGGACCATCTGCCTGATGCCATCCCGCGCCAGACCATGCAACTCTTTGCCGTCCTCTGCATCGAGACCAGCCACTACGTAGCCTTTACCCGCTATGGCGCTGGTATCCATCAATGGCTCTTCTTTGACAGCATGGCTGATCGGGAGG tcctccgtTTCTCCCTGttgcctcctcaccttttctatATTTTGCTTATCTCATCCATTCCTTTTTCTCTTCACTTTGCCATGTCAGATTCTTTTAAGTTTCATTCCCCTCTTTCCTGTTTCCCCTAA
- the NFATC4 gene encoding nuclear factor of activated T-cells, cytoplasmic 4 isoform X2 → MHSPPPRPADLDGDTFESQPARQVRLGGSRVFECPSIQITTISPGRRTEDDDWDSSPRDYLLLEAFGGYREAPPASGFFTPSPASSGSASPWSFFSDDEAPAGDDVEHELNEAAARFALTSPLGSPRGSPKPWSSADESWPIYGSSYSPSRGTEDGWMLLGPRPASPCGKRRYSSSETHSSASPCLSRRGSLGEEAPGESVEAGGDTAPFNCAGTRPVESIPQKARKTSTEQTVALTRKEEGSYNGEDGGGTPGGFGLSVARKEGMDYLAVPSPLAWSKARIGGHSPVFRSSALPPLDWPLPSQYEQYELKIEVQPRTHHRAHYETEGSRGAVKAAPGGHPVVKLSGYDEKPLTLQMFIGTADERNLRPHAFYQVHRITGKMVATTSYESIINGTKVLEMSLLPENNMAANIDCAGILKLRNSDIELRKGETDIGRKNTRVRLVFRVHVPQGNGKVVSIQTASVPIECSQRSAQELPQVESYTLSACSIHGGEEMTITGANFLPESKVVFIERGPDGKLQWEEEASINRLKSTETSLTLTVPEYNNKRVSRPVQTYFYVSNGRRKRSPAQAFKYLPVIFKEEPIPDSPLRSFPPASQSAPFPSQSLQSSMDFSPSRPPFPYVPERSPPCSPYSPDWGPCSFPTPPRYSASFRFPSSEAYRGSHLAVPLLSPGDLPHFPPLDCHPPPFQSPGPQLGPQPAGQRESHGEDGTPEWTDLELGSGELNTKELEKSGFSGGFRANLPVHGITLEEVTEIIGRDLSDFPEPSREGGHS, encoded by the exons ATgcactcccctcctccccgtcCGGCCGACTTGGATGGAGACACTTTTGAGAGCCAGCCGGCACGGCAGGTGCGCCTCGGAGGTTCTCGGGTTTTCGAGTGCCCGAGCATACAGATCACGACCATTTCCCCAGGCCGACGGACCGAGGATGACGACTGGGACTCTTCTCCGCGTGACTATCTCCTCCTGGAGGCCTTCGGAGGATACCGCGAGGCTCCGCCAGCGTCCGGGTTCTTCACCCCTAGCCCTGCCAGCAGCGGCAGTGCCTCCCCGTGGAGCTTTTTTTCAGACGACGAGGCACCTGCCGGGGACGACGTGGAACACGAACTGAATGAGGCGGCCGCGCGGTTTGCCCTCACGTCtcccttgggctccccacggggTTCCCCCAAACCCTGGTCATCCGCCGATGAGTCATGGCCAATCTACGGCTCCAGTTATTCTCCGAGCCGGGGGACGGAGGACGGATGGATGCTGCTGGGCCCGCGGCCGGCTTCTCCCTGCGGCAAGCGGCGCTACTCCAGCTCTGAGACGCACTCCTCCGCCTCCCCTTGTCTGTCTCGGCGAGGCAGCCTCGGCGAGGAAGCCCCAGGGGAATCCGTGGAGGCAGGGGGTGACACGGCCCCTTTTAACTGTGCCGGCACCCGGCCCGTGGAGAGCATTCCCCAAAAAGCCCGGAAGACCTCAACAGAGCAGACCGTGGCTCTGACccggaaagaggaagggagctaCAATGGAGAGGACGGGGGAGGTACCCCTGGGGGCTTTGGACTCAGCGTGGCACGAAAAGAAGGGATGGATTACCTGGCTGTACCGTCTCCGTTAGCCTGGTCTAAGGCCCGTATTGGAGGCCACAGTCCTGTGTTCAG GTCTTCTGCCCTTCCACCGCTGGACTGGCCTCTCCCCAGTCAATACGAGCAGTATGAGCTGAAGATCGAAGTTCAGCCTCGGACACACCACCGTGCCCATTACGAGACCGAGGGCAGCAGGGGTGCGGTGAAGGCCGCTCCGGGAGGGCATCCCGTGGTGAAG CTCTCGGGCTACGACGAGAAGCCTCTGACCTTGCAAATGTTCATTGGGACGGCCGATGAACGGAATTTGCGGCCCCACGCCTTCTACCAGGTGCACCGCATCACGGGCAAGATGGTCGCCACGACCAGCTACGAGTCCATCATCAACGGCACCAAAGTCCTGGAGATGTCCCTGCTGCCGGAGAACAACATGGCCGCCAA CATCGACTGTGCAGGGATTCTGAAGCTACGGAATTCAGACATCGAGCTCCGCAAGGGAGAGACCGACATCGGGCGCAAGAATACGCGGGTTCGCCTGGTCTTCCGGGTCCACGTGCCCCAGGGCAACGGCAAGGTGGTCTCCATCCAGACGGCCTCCGTTCCTATCGAGTGCT CCCAGCGGTCTGCTCAAGAGCTCCCCCAGGTGGAAAGCTACACCCTCAGTGCATGCTCCATACACGGCGGGGAGGAGATGACGATCACCGGGGCCAACTTCCTGCCCGAGTCCAAGGTTGTCTTCATTGAACGAGGCCCTG ATGGGAAGCTCCAATGGGAAGAGGAAGCCAGCATTAACCGGTTGAAAAGCACGGAG ACCTCGTTGACCCTCACAGTCCCCGAATACAACAACAAGCGGGTGTCACGGCCAGTTCAGACATACTTCTACGTTTCCAATGGACGCCGGAAAAGGAGTCCTGctcaagctttcaaatacttacctG TGATCTTCAAGGAAGAACCCATTCCGGATTCACCGCTCCGTAGCTTCCCACCCGCCTCTCAAAGCGCCCCGTTCCCTTCACAGTCCCTCCAGAGCTCCATGGATTTCTCTCCTTCTAGACCCCCCTTTCCTTATGTCCCGGAGCGCTCCCCGCCCTGCTCCCCCTACAGTCCGGATTGGGGCCCTTGTTCATTTCCTACCCCTCCCCGTTACTCCGCTTCCTTCCGTTTCCCGTCCAGCGAGGCCTATCGAGGCAGTCACCTCGCTGTGCCCCTCCTTTCTCCGGGAGACCTGCCCCACTTCCCTCCCTTGGATTGCCACCCTCCTCCTTTCCAGTCCCCTGGCCCTCAACTTGGTCCTCAGCCAGCGGGGCAGAGAGAAAGCCACGGGGAGGACGGGACTCCCGAGTGGACAGATCTGGAGCTGGGATCCGGGGAGCTGAACACCAAAGAGCTGGAGAAATCAGGGTTCAGCGGTGGCTTCCGGGCTAACCTGCCTGTCCATGGGATCACGCTGGAGGAAG TGACCGAGATCATCGGCAGGGACCTGAGCGACTTCCCCGAGCCGTCCCGCGAAGGAGGGCACAGCTGA
- the LOC143825920 gene encoding ubiquitin carboxyl-terminal hydrolase CYLD-like isoform X1, which translates to MKPRRLLIAVKSFSGEAKSGGEVKVSKGSLLRQEDSYRASSEGRFWAKVLDTEKVVRVPSAAVQELSGTHAGLLEAVTDGEERLGLLNQERLMRRLSALQKGDPVRVQIMSASGQKVPGIVRYRGPTEKKKRDTSVVFGIELVGSAAGKGFTDGSFKGQKFFSCRENCGVFVPVNRIEPDDSATGSPPAPPRGPGRDCTRIQLTSGDPLSSPGLEVGDRVFFKMEDNTPTGTVGFCDYLPRKMAAGVFVGIHLDKPVGSWDGYFKEHKLCRIPAPEYGILLPISKVQKEQLDRSSEALDCNSSPTTSTFFDCPSPSSIRYPPRMEGCSPKDSLSLFPSLGSEKPRGRSDEGTKEDQEAGEEEEEGHYAPFLLEINSMVEVNDPPIYGVIRWIGDLPDMDEKIAGLELEEPLSLSCTDGQYKGIRYFRCPPNKALFVKLRNCRPDSRFGMEQNLENPVLRCNSLNFHGYASAKVEEDTPPPPLGDRGIEHLLGWKKGIQGHCNSCYLDATLFCMFTFSSVLDLMLLRPADKNDGESYTETRDLLRTEIVNPLRQNGYVCATKVMALRKVLETAGHSSGFTSEEKDPEEFLTLLFRVLKMDPLFQIRSAGKDPHGCIFYQIFTEGHLAQAVPTVQQLLEGSLATADLKFTEAPSCLILQMPRNGKNFKAFRTIQPSLELDLTDLLEDTPRECCICQGLAVMECLDCYGDHSFSFGHIKQFCRMCSQQVHKHSNRRCHQPRPLHLPEELSRLDHLPDAIPRQTMQLFAVLCIETSHYVAFTRYGAGIHQWLFFDSMADREGGLNGFNIPRVTPCLEVADYLEMPPEELRSLDPKSLPPCARRLLCDAYMCFYHSPSLSLYK; encoded by the exons ATGAAGCCCCGTCGCCTCCTCATAGCGGTGAAAAGCTTTTCGGGAGAAGCCAAATCGGGTGGGGAGGTGAAGGTCTCCAAAGGCAGCCTCCTGCGTCAAGAAGATTCCTACAGGGCCTCCTCGGAGGGCCGATTCTGGGCCAAGGTTTTGGACACCGAAAAAGTGGTCCGAGTCCCGTCTGCAGCTGTCCAGGAACTGAGCGGCACCCATGCCGGGCTCTTGGAGGCCGTGACCGACGGAGAGGAGCGCCTGGGTCTTCTCAACCAGGAACGGCTGATGCGGAGGCTGAGCGCCCTCCAGAAAGGAGACCCTGTCCGGGTCCAGATCATGTCTGCCTCCGGGCAAAAAGTCCCAGGCATTGTCCGATACCGGGGGCCCACCGAGAAGAAGAAACGGGACACAAGCGTCGTCTTTGGGATAGAGCTGGTG GGTTCTGCTGCCGGGAAAGGTTTCACCGATGGCTCCTTCAAAGGGCAGAAGTTCTTCTCTTGCCGGGAGAACTGTGGGGTCTTCGTGCCTGTCAACCGTATTGAGCCGGATGACTCGGCAACGGGAAGCCCACCAGCGCCACCAAGAGGCCCCGGCAGAGATTGCACGAGGATCCAGCTGACCTCTGGGGATCCCTTGTCATCTCCCGGGCTGGAAGTTGGGGACCGTGTTTTCTTCAAGATGGAGGACAACACCCCGACGGGTACCGTGGGGTTCTGCGACTACCTGCCCAGGAAAATGGCGGCTGGGGTGTTTGTGGGGATACACCTG GACAAGCCGGTCGGCTCCTGGGATGGTTATTTCAAAGAACACAAGCTCTGCCGTATCCCGGCGCCGGAGTATGGGATCCTCTTACCGATTTCTAAAGTACAAAAAG AACAGCTTGACAGAAGCTCCGAGGCTTTGGACTGTAATTCCTCCCCAACCACGTCGACCTTTTTCGattgcccctccccctcatccATCCGGTATCCGCCAAGGATGGAGGGGTGTTCCCCCAAGGACTCCCtgtccctcttcccttccctgggCTCGGAGAAGCCAAGAGGCAGGAGCGATGAGGGAACCAAGGAGGACCAGGaggcaggggaagaagaagaggagggacacTATGCTCCCTTTCTCCTGGAGATCAACTCCATGGTGGAAGTGAATGACCCACCGATCTATGGGGTGATCCGCTGGATTGGAGATCTACCCGACATGGATGAAAAGATTGCTGGCCTGGAGCTG GAGGAGCCCCTATCTTTGAGCTGCACAGATGGACAGTACAAAGGGATCCGGTACTTCCGTTGCCCACCCAACAAGGCTCTCTTCGTCAAGTTACGTAACTGTCGGCCCGACTCCCGTTTCGGCATGGAGCAGAACCTGGAAAACCCCGTTCTGCGgtgcaattccctga ATTTCCACGGATACGCCAGTGCAAAAGTGGAAGAGGACACTCCACCGCCTCCCCTGGGGGATCGTGGCATAGAGCATCTCTTGGGGTGGAAGAAAGGCATTCAGGGACACTGCAATTCCTGTTACCTGGATGCCACACTTTTCTG CATGTTCACTTTCTCCTCGGTACTGGATTTGATGCTGCTCCGTCCAGCAGACAAGAACGATGGAGAATCTTATACCGAGACACGGGACCTGCTGAGGACAGAGATCGTCAACCCTTTGCGCCA GAACGGCTATGTCTGCGCTACCAAAGTCATGGCTCTGCGGAAAGTTCTGGAAACAGCCgggcattcttcaggcttcacgagCGAAGAGAAAG ACCCAGAAGAATTTCTCACCCTGTTGTTCCGAGTCCTGAAAATGGATCCACTCTTCCAGATTCG TTCGGCTGGTAAGGATCCCCACGGCTGCATTTTCTACCAGATTTTCACCGAGGGCCACCTGGCCCAGGCAGTGCCTACCGTTCAGCAGCTGCTGGAAGGGTCACTCGCCACTGCAGACCTGAAGTTCACAGAG gccCCATCCTGTCTTATCCTGCAGATGCCCCGGAATGGAAAAAACTTCAAGGCCTTCCGtaccatccagcccagcctggaACTTGACCTCACTGACCTTCTGGAAGACA CCCCTCGGGAGTGCTGTATCTGTCAAGGGCTTGCCGTGATGGAGTGTCTGGATTGCTACGGGGATCACAGCTTTAGCTTTGGACAcatcaaacagttctgcaggatgTGCAGCCAGCAG GTTCACAAACACAGCAATCGGCGCTGCCACCAGCCCCGGCCACTGCATCTGCCCGAAGAGCTGTCCCGCTTGGACCATCTGCCTGATGCCATCCCGCGCCAGACCATGCAACTCTTTGCCGTCCTCTGCATCGAGACCAGCCACTACGTAGCCTTTACCCGCTATGGCGCTGGTATCCATCAATGGCTCTTCTTTGACAGCATGGCTGATCGGGAGG GCGGCCTCAACGGCTTTAACATCCCTCGCGTAACACCCTGTTTGGAGGTGGCGGACTACTTGGAAATGCCCCCCGAGGAGCTGCGGAGCCTGGACCCCAAATCCTTGCCTCCCTGCGCACGCCGTCTGCTCTGCGATGCCTACATGTGCTTCTACCACAGCCCTTCCCTCAGCCTGTACAAATAA
- the NFATC4 gene encoding nuclear factor of activated T-cells, cytoplasmic 4 isoform X1, translated as MGASNCEDEDLEFKLIFGEEEKESPSMGVPLEDLDSDNLPVYCSLTLGDPPPYASPLGIPCPLHLSGSRAGMHSPPPRPADLDGDTFESQPARQVRLGGSRVFECPSIQITTISPGRRTEDDDWDSSPRDYLLLEAFGGYREAPPASGFFTPSPASSGSASPWSFFSDDEAPAGDDVEHELNEAAARFALTSPLGSPRGSPKPWSSADESWPIYGSSYSPSRGTEDGWMLLGPRPASPCGKRRYSSSETHSSASPCLSRRGSLGEEAPGESVEAGGDTAPFNCAGTRPVESIPQKARKTSTEQTVALTRKEEGSYNGEDGGGTPGGFGLSVARKEGMDYLAVPSPLAWSKARIGGHSPVFRSSALPPLDWPLPSQYEQYELKIEVQPRTHHRAHYETEGSRGAVKAAPGGHPVVKLSGYDEKPLTLQMFIGTADERNLRPHAFYQVHRITGKMVATTSYESIINGTKVLEMSLLPENNMAANIDCAGILKLRNSDIELRKGETDIGRKNTRVRLVFRVHVPQGNGKVVSIQTASVPIECSQRSAQELPQVESYTLSACSIHGGEEMTITGANFLPESKVVFIERGPDGKLQWEEEASINRLKSTETSLTLTVPEYNNKRVSRPVQTYFYVSNGRRKRSPAQAFKYLPVIFKEEPIPDSPLRSFPPASQSAPFPSQSLQSSMDFSPSRPPFPYVPERSPPCSPYSPDWGPCSFPTPPRYSASFRFPSSEAYRGSHLAVPLLSPGDLPHFPPLDCHPPPFQSPGPQLGPQPAGQRESHGEDGTPEWTDLELGSGELNTKELEKSGFSGGFRANLPVHGITLEEVTEIIGRDLSDFPEPSREGGHS; from the exons atggggGCTTCAAACTGTGAAGACGAAGATTTGGAATTTAAGCTCAtttttggagaagaggagaaggaatccCCCAGCATGGGGGTCCCCTTGGAAG ATCTGGATTCAGACAACCTCCCGGTCTATTGCTCGCTGACATTGGGGGACCCACCTCCCTACGCGTCTCCTCTGGGCATCCCTTGCCCGCTGCACCTGAGCGGGAGCCGAGCTGGCATgcactcccctcctccccgtcCGGCCGACTTGGATGGAGACACTTTTGAGAGCCAGCCGGCACGGCAGGTGCGCCTCGGAGGTTCTCGGGTTTTCGAGTGCCCGAGCATACAGATCACGACCATTTCCCCAGGCCGACGGACCGAGGATGACGACTGGGACTCTTCTCCGCGTGACTATCTCCTCCTGGAGGCCTTCGGAGGATACCGCGAGGCTCCGCCAGCGTCCGGGTTCTTCACCCCTAGCCCTGCCAGCAGCGGCAGTGCCTCCCCGTGGAGCTTTTTTTCAGACGACGAGGCACCTGCCGGGGACGACGTGGAACACGAACTGAATGAGGCGGCCGCGCGGTTTGCCCTCACGTCtcccttgggctccccacggggTTCCCCCAAACCCTGGTCATCCGCCGATGAGTCATGGCCAATCTACGGCTCCAGTTATTCTCCGAGCCGGGGGACGGAGGACGGATGGATGCTGCTGGGCCCGCGGCCGGCTTCTCCCTGCGGCAAGCGGCGCTACTCCAGCTCTGAGACGCACTCCTCCGCCTCCCCTTGTCTGTCTCGGCGAGGCAGCCTCGGCGAGGAAGCCCCAGGGGAATCCGTGGAGGCAGGGGGTGACACGGCCCCTTTTAACTGTGCCGGCACCCGGCCCGTGGAGAGCATTCCCCAAAAAGCCCGGAAGACCTCAACAGAGCAGACCGTGGCTCTGACccggaaagaggaagggagctaCAATGGAGAGGACGGGGGAGGTACCCCTGGGGGCTTTGGACTCAGCGTGGCACGAAAAGAAGGGATGGATTACCTGGCTGTACCGTCTCCGTTAGCCTGGTCTAAGGCCCGTATTGGAGGCCACAGTCCTGTGTTCAG GTCTTCTGCCCTTCCACCGCTGGACTGGCCTCTCCCCAGTCAATACGAGCAGTATGAGCTGAAGATCGAAGTTCAGCCTCGGACACACCACCGTGCCCATTACGAGACCGAGGGCAGCAGGGGTGCGGTGAAGGCCGCTCCGGGAGGGCATCCCGTGGTGAAG CTCTCGGGCTACGACGAGAAGCCTCTGACCTTGCAAATGTTCATTGGGACGGCCGATGAACGGAATTTGCGGCCCCACGCCTTCTACCAGGTGCACCGCATCACGGGCAAGATGGTCGCCACGACCAGCTACGAGTCCATCATCAACGGCACCAAAGTCCTGGAGATGTCCCTGCTGCCGGAGAACAACATGGCCGCCAA CATCGACTGTGCAGGGATTCTGAAGCTACGGAATTCAGACATCGAGCTCCGCAAGGGAGAGACCGACATCGGGCGCAAGAATACGCGGGTTCGCCTGGTCTTCCGGGTCCACGTGCCCCAGGGCAACGGCAAGGTGGTCTCCATCCAGACGGCCTCCGTTCCTATCGAGTGCT CCCAGCGGTCTGCTCAAGAGCTCCCCCAGGTGGAAAGCTACACCCTCAGTGCATGCTCCATACACGGCGGGGAGGAGATGACGATCACCGGGGCCAACTTCCTGCCCGAGTCCAAGGTTGTCTTCATTGAACGAGGCCCTG ATGGGAAGCTCCAATGGGAAGAGGAAGCCAGCATTAACCGGTTGAAAAGCACGGAG ACCTCGTTGACCCTCACAGTCCCCGAATACAACAACAAGCGGGTGTCACGGCCAGTTCAGACATACTTCTACGTTTCCAATGGACGCCGGAAAAGGAGTCCTGctcaagctttcaaatacttacctG TGATCTTCAAGGAAGAACCCATTCCGGATTCACCGCTCCGTAGCTTCCCACCCGCCTCTCAAAGCGCCCCGTTCCCTTCACAGTCCCTCCAGAGCTCCATGGATTTCTCTCCTTCTAGACCCCCCTTTCCTTATGTCCCGGAGCGCTCCCCGCCCTGCTCCCCCTACAGTCCGGATTGGGGCCCTTGTTCATTTCCTACCCCTCCCCGTTACTCCGCTTCCTTCCGTTTCCCGTCCAGCGAGGCCTATCGAGGCAGTCACCTCGCTGTGCCCCTCCTTTCTCCGGGAGACCTGCCCCACTTCCCTCCCTTGGATTGCCACCCTCCTCCTTTCCAGTCCCCTGGCCCTCAACTTGGTCCTCAGCCAGCGGGGCAGAGAGAAAGCCACGGGGAGGACGGGACTCCCGAGTGGACAGATCTGGAGCTGGGATCCGGGGAGCTGAACACCAAAGAGCTGGAGAAATCAGGGTTCAGCGGTGGCTTCCGGGCTAACCTGCCTGTCCATGGGATCACGCTGGAGGAAG TGACCGAGATCATCGGCAGGGACCTGAGCGACTTCCCCGAGCCGTCCCGCGAAGGAGGGCACAGCTGA